The Streptomyces sp. NBC_00775 genome includes the window GTTGGCACACCGGTCGTCCTTGCCGCGGCCGTAGGAGTCCCAGTCGGTCTCCTCCAGCAGCTGCTTGTACGTCTGCACGTACCCGTCGCTCATCAGATAGCAGGGCTTCTGCCAGCCGAAGAGCGAATAGCTCGGGATCGCCCACGCGGTGCACGGGAAGTCGACCTTGCCCTCCAGGAAGTCCAGGAAGAGCGGGCTCTGGTTGAGCCGCCAGCGGCGCCGGTTGCCGCCCGCGAAGGCCTTCTTGAACAGTTCCCGCGTCTGCTGGACGCCGAGGAAGTGTTCCTGGTCGGGCGCCTTCTCGTAGGCGTAGGCGGGCGAGAGCATCATCTCGTCGACCTTCAGGTCGTCGTTGAGGTAGTTGAGGACCTCGATGATGGTCTGCGGGGTGTCGGTGTTGAAGAACGTCGAGTTGGTGGTGACCCGGAAGCCGCGCCGCTTGGCCTCCTTGATGGCCTCGACCGCCTCGTCGAAGACGCCTTCCTTGGCGACGGATTCGTCGTGCCGCTCACGCAGCCCGTCGATGTGGACGGCCCACGCGAAGTACGGCGAGGGCTTGAACTTGTCCATCTTCTTGCGCATCAGCATCGCGTTGGTGCACAGGAAGACGAACTTCTTCTTGGCCACCAACTGCCGCACGATCTCGTCGATCTGCGGGTGCATCAGCGGCTCGCCGCCGGCGATGGACACCATCGGCGCACCGGACTCGAGCACCGCGCCCACCGCCTGGGCCACGGGCATGCGCTGCTTGAGCACACCCGCCGGGTGCTGGATCTTGCCGCAGCCCTCGCAGGCGAGGTTGCACGCGAAGAGCGGTTCCAACTCGACCAGCAGCGCGAACTTGTCCCGCTTCCTGAGCTTCTGTTCAAACAGGTACGCAGCGACCTTCATGGTCTGCCGAAGGGGCATGGCCATCTGGCTCACCTCCGAGGGAGCAGCAAAGAACGGTGCCATTCAAAAAAAGCGGGAAGCACGGCACGAAGAACACGGAAAGCTGATATTCCACCGCGGACTGTGCCGATACGGACGAGTTCATGTTCTGGAGCGTCCACGACCACCCGTACGGCCGCAACCGGGCGCGTGCCCGTGCGGACGGCGCTGTGGAGTGTGGACGCCGACTCCATGTCGACCGCGATTGCGCCGGTCGCGAGCAGATCCGACCGTTCGTGACCGCGGACGACGTGATCGGAGCCGGTGAGCGGCCCCGTGTGGACAGTGCGCCCCGGCAGGACCCGTACGAGTTCCTTGACCAGCAGCTCGGTGCCCACGCACGGCGTGGTGCCGCGCGGGTCCCGGGTCTCCTCGGCGACCACCAGGTCACCGGGGTGCATGCCCGGGGCGAGCCCGGCACAGAAGCCCGTGGCCAAGACGGCGGCCTCGCACAGCGCCGGATCGGCGAGGACCCGGGTGACCGAGCGCTCCGCGGCCTTGGGCCCCATGCCGGTGCGCAGCACGGTGACGGGCCCGTCGGCCCCGGTCCGGTCGCCGCTGCGCAGGGCGAGGTGCTCGATGCCGAGCGCGCAGGCGATCAGAAGCGGGACCGGGTCGGGCTTGGTGCTCATCAACCCCCCTTGGCCTCGGCGAACGGCTCGCCGTGGACGTACCGGCCGAGCGCGGTGAGCGGGAAGACCTGCCGGTAGAGGTGGTAGTTGATCGAGAAGTCCCACGGGAACCCGGTGCCGGTGAAGTACGGCTCGTCCCAGGAGCCGTCCGCCAGCTGGGTCTCCGCGAGCCATTCGACCCCGCGCTCCACGGCCTTGGAGTCGCGCTCCCCCGCGGCGAGCAGCGCGAGCAGGGCCCACCCGGTCTGGGAGGCGGTCGAGGCGCCACGCCCGCTCCACTCGGCGACGTCGCGGTAGGAGCGCAGATCCTCGCCCCAGCCGCCGTCGTCGTTCTGCACGGTCTCCAGCCAGGCCACCGCCCGGCGGATCGCCGGATGCGAGGCGGGCAGCCCCGCGGCCATGAGCGCCGGGACCACCGACCCTGTGCCGTATACGTAGTTGACGCCCCAGCGGCCGAACCACGAGCCGTTCGGTTCCTGGTGGGCGAGCAGCCACTGGATGCCCCGGCGGGTGCGCGGGTCGTGCGCGAGTCCCTCGACCGCGAGCATCTCCACGACGTGTGCGGTGACGTCCGCGGACGGCGGGTCGATGACCTCCCCGAAGTCGCAGAACGGCAGCCGGTTGGGGAAGGTGCTGGTGTTGTCGACGTCGAAGGCCCCCCAGCCGCCGTCCTTGGACTGCATACCGAGGTTCCAGCGGATCCCGCGCCCGATGGCGTTGTCCACACGCTCCGGATCATGGTGCTTGACGCGGCGCAGCGCGAGGGCGACCTCGGCGGTGTCGTCGATGTCGGGGTAGTTGTCGTTGTGGAACTCGAACGCCCAGCCGCCCGGCGGCAGTTGGGGGCGCTTGACCGCCCAGTCCCCCGGCCGGACGATCTCCTCGCCGAGCATCCAGTCCGCGGCCTTCACCAGCTGCGGATGGTCGGCGGGCAAGCCCGCGTCGGCGAGCGCGATGGTCGCCAGGCAGGTGTCCCACACCGGCGACTGGCAGGCCTCGATCATCCGGGCGCCGTCCTCGCGCCATACGGC containing:
- a CDS encoding phosphorylase family protein, whose translation is MSTKPDPVPLLIACALGIEHLALRSGDRTGADGPVTVLRTGMGPKAAERSVTRVLADPALCEAAVLATGFCAGLAPGMHPGDLVVAEETRDPRGTTPCVGTELLVKELVRVLPGRTVHTGPLTGSDHVVRGHERSDLLATGAIAVDMESASTLHSAVRTGTRPVAAVRVVVDAPEHELVRIGTVRGGISAFRVLRAVLPAFFEWHRSLLLPRR
- the shc gene encoding squalene--hopene cyclase, which codes for MTATTDGSTGALPPRAASASEIQTQTTPVAAGTVETRDVATHAMRRATDFLLSRQDAEGWWKGDLETNVTMDAEDLLLRQFLGIRDESTTHAAGLFIRGEQREDGAWATFYGGPGELSTTVEAYVALRLAGDAPDEPHMARASAWIRERGGIASARVFTRIWLALFGWWKWDDLPELPPELIYFPKWMPLNIYDFGCWARQTIVPLTVVSAKRPVRPAPFPLDELHTDANHPNPVKPLAPVASWDGVFQRLDRALHQYRKVAPRRLRRAAMSTAARWIIERQENDGCWGGIQPPAVYSVIALHLLGYDLEHPVMREGLASLDRFAVWREDGARMIEACQSPVWDTCLATIALADAGLPADHPQLVKAADWMLGEEIVRPGDWAVKRPQLPPGGWAFEFHNDNYPDIDDTAEVALALRRVKHHDPERVDNAIGRGIRWNLGMQSKDGGWGAFDVDNTSTFPNRLPFCDFGEVIDPPSADVTAHVVEMLAVEGLAHDPRTRRGIQWLLAHQEPNGSWFGRWGVNYVYGTGSVVPALMAAGLPASHPAIRRAVAWLETVQNDDGGWGEDLRSYRDVAEWSGRGASTASQTGWALLALLAAGERDSKAVERGVEWLAETQLADGSWDEPYFTGTGFPWDFSINYHLYRQVFPLTALGRYVHGEPFAEAKGG
- the hpnH gene encoding adenosyl-hopene transferase HpnH → MAMPLRQTMKVAAYLFEQKLRKRDKFALLVELEPLFACNLACEGCGKIQHPAGVLKQRMPVAQAVGAVLESGAPMVSIAGGEPLMHPQIDEIVRQLVAKKKFVFLCTNAMLMRKKMDKFKPSPYFAWAVHIDGLRERHDESVAKEGVFDEAVEAIKEAKRRGFRVTTNSTFFNTDTPQTIIEVLNYLNDDLKVDEMMLSPAYAYEKAPDQEHFLGVQQTRELFKKAFAGGNRRRWRLNQSPLFLDFLEGKVDFPCTAWAIPSYSLFGWQKPCYLMSDGYVQTYKQLLEETDWDSYGRGKDDRCANCMAHCGYEPTAVLATMGSLKESLRAARETFTESRG